From Micromonospora rifamycinica, a single genomic window includes:
- a CDS encoding PadR family transcriptional regulator yields MSIRHGLLALLERGQMYGYQLRASFEESTGSTWPLNIGQVYTTLNRLERDGLVRSLPEHEGGQRPYEITDAGRADLALWFVTPISRTDRPRDELSIKLALALTTPGVDVRAVVQTQRSATMRTLQELTRLKYTSDRPEDLPWRLVLDAMMFQAEAEVRWLDHCETSLVRHRPATPTTRTGSPPEVVDRADEEAHR; encoded by the coding sequence ATGTCCATCCGTCACGGCCTGCTCGCCCTGCTCGAGCGTGGCCAGATGTACGGCTACCAGCTCCGGGCCTCCTTCGAGGAGTCGACCGGCTCGACCTGGCCGTTGAACATCGGTCAGGTCTACACCACCCTCAACCGGCTGGAACGCGACGGCCTGGTCCGTTCGCTGCCCGAGCACGAGGGCGGCCAGCGGCCGTACGAGATCACCGACGCCGGACGGGCGGACCTGGCGCTGTGGTTCGTCACCCCGATCAGCCGCACCGACCGGCCCCGCGACGAGCTCTCCATCAAGCTGGCCCTGGCGCTGACCACCCCCGGGGTGGACGTCCGGGCCGTGGTGCAGACCCAGCGCAGCGCGACCATGCGTACCCTCCAGGAGTTGACCCGGTTGAAATACACCAGCGACCGGCCGGAGGACCTGCCCTGGCGGTTGGTGCTGGACGCGATGATGTTCCAGGCCGAGGCGGAGGTCCGCTGGCTGGACCACTGCGAGACCAGCCTGGTCCGGCACCGACCCGCGACGCCGACGACCCGCACCGGGTCACCGCCGGAGGTGGTGGACCGGGCCGACGAGGAGGCCCACCGGTGA
- a CDS encoding DUF503 domain-containing protein, with the protein MYTGTALFDLLLPGDSRSLKAKRSYVRPIVAALRRFEVSAAEVGALDLHGRAEIGVAVVAAEAAHVRDVLDSCERLVAARPEIELLSVRRDLHTPET; encoded by the coding sequence ATGTATACCGGAACCGCACTCTTCGACCTGCTCCTGCCGGGCGACTCCCGATCGCTGAAGGCAAAGAGATCGTATGTCCGGCCGATCGTGGCGGCGTTGCGCCGCTTCGAGGTGTCGGCCGCCGAGGTGGGTGCGCTCGACCTGCACGGTCGGGCCGAGATCGGGGTGGCCGTGGTGGCCGCCGAGGCCGCCCACGTCCGCGACGTGCTCGACTCCTGCGAGCGCCTGGTCGCCGCCCGCCCCGAGATCGAGCTCCTCTCCGTCCGCCGCGACCTCCACACCCCGGAAACCTGA
- the truB gene encoding tRNA pseudouridine(55) synthase TruB, with product MNGDGLIVVDKPGGMTSHDVVARIRRLARTRRVGHGGTLDPMATGVLVIGVGRATRLLTYVIGAGKSYTATVRLGQSTVTDDAEGDVLTSTPAGELTDAAIRAAFGPLTGEIDQVPSAVSAIKINGERAYKRVRDGESVDLPARRVTVHRLDVLAIRRDAPDVVDVDIDVTCSSGTYIRALARDAGRSLGVGGHLTALRRTAVGSFTLAEAATLAALEERAPEVVNLPLDTAAGRYFPRRDAGVDEARVLSHGGPLDPVGIAGPYAVFGPDGGLIAIVSERDGRARAEIVLAPA from the coding sequence GTGAACGGTGACGGTCTGATCGTGGTCGACAAGCCCGGCGGCATGACGTCGCACGACGTGGTGGCGCGGATCCGCCGGTTGGCCCGGACCCGCCGGGTCGGGCACGGCGGCACCCTCGACCCGATGGCCACCGGGGTGCTGGTGATCGGGGTGGGCCGGGCCACCCGCCTGCTGACGTACGTGATCGGGGCCGGCAAGAGCTACACCGCGACGGTCCGGCTCGGCCAGTCCACCGTCACCGACGACGCCGAGGGTGACGTGCTCACCAGCACGCCGGCCGGTGAGCTGACCGACGCCGCGATCCGGGCCGCGTTCGGGCCGCTGACCGGCGAGATCGACCAGGTGCCCAGCGCGGTCAGCGCTATCAAGATCAATGGTGAGCGGGCGTACAAGCGGGTCCGGGACGGGGAGAGCGTCGACCTACCCGCCCGCCGGGTCACCGTGCACCGGCTGGACGTGCTGGCCATCCGTCGGGACGCCCCGGACGTGGTCGACGTCGACATCGACGTCACCTGCTCGTCGGGGACGTACATCCGGGCGCTGGCCCGCGACGCCGGCCGGTCGTTGGGCGTCGGCGGGCACCTCACCGCGCTGCGGCGGACCGCTGTGGGCAGTTTCACCCTCGCCGAGGCGGCCACCCTCGCCGCCCTGGAGGAGCGGGCGCCCGAGGTGGTCAACCTGCCCCTGGACACCGCCGCCGGCCGGTACTTCCCCCGCCGGGACGCCGGGGTCGACGAGGCGCGGGTGCTCTCGCACGGTGGCCCGCTCGACCCGGTGGGCATCGCCGGGCCGTACGCCGTCTTCGGACCGGACGGCGGCCTGATCGCTATCGTCAGCGAGCGGGACGGCCGGGCCCGGGCGGAGATCGTGCTCGCCCCGGCCTGA
- the nusA gene encoding transcription termination factor NusA, whose product MNIDLAALRALEREREIPFDTILAAIETALLTAYRHTDGAESHARVEIDRRTGAALVYAQELDDDGSVVRERDDTPHDFGRIAAMTAKQVILQRLREATDEVHFGEYVGRDGDLVTGVVQAHEARSEKGIVSVDLGKLEGVLPQSEQVPGERYHHGERIRCVVVHVTKGMRGPQITLSRSHPALVKKLFALEVPEIADGTVEIGAIAREAGHRTKIAVRSTTPGVNAKGACIGPMGQRVRAVMSELHGEKIDIIDWSDDPATFVGNALSPAKALRVEVVDLATRTARVTVPDFQLSLAIGREGQNARLAARLTGWRIDIRSDAEQAGTGGREAAGGVPEPGGAISGG is encoded by the coding sequence GTGAACATCGACCTCGCGGCGCTGCGCGCACTGGAGCGCGAGCGGGAGATCCCGTTCGACACGATCCTCGCGGCGATCGAGACCGCGTTGCTGACCGCTTACCGGCACACCGACGGCGCCGAGTCGCACGCCCGGGTGGAGATCGACCGTAGGACCGGGGCCGCCCTGGTCTACGCCCAGGAGCTGGACGACGACGGCAGCGTGGTGCGGGAGCGGGACGACACCCCGCACGACTTCGGCCGGATCGCGGCGATGACCGCCAAGCAGGTGATCCTCCAGCGGCTGCGGGAGGCCACCGACGAGGTGCACTTCGGCGAGTACGTCGGCCGCGACGGCGACCTGGTCACCGGCGTGGTGCAGGCGCACGAGGCCCGCAGCGAGAAGGGCATCGTCAGCGTCGACCTCGGCAAGCTGGAGGGCGTGCTCCCGCAGTCCGAGCAGGTGCCCGGGGAGCGTTACCACCACGGCGAGCGGATCCGCTGCGTGGTGGTGCACGTGACCAAGGGGATGCGCGGTCCGCAGATCACCCTCTCCCGGTCGCACCCGGCGCTGGTGAAGAAGCTCTTCGCGCTGGAGGTCCCGGAGATCGCCGACGGCACCGTCGAGATCGGGGCGATCGCGCGTGAGGCGGGTCACCGCACCAAGATCGCCGTACGCTCCACCACCCCGGGCGTGAACGCCAAGGGGGCCTGCATCGGGCCGATGGGCCAGCGGGTCCGCGCCGTGATGAGCGAGCTGCACGGTGAGAAGATCGACATCATCGACTGGTCGGACGACCCGGCGACCTTCGTCGGCAACGCGCTCTCCCCGGCCAAGGCGCTGCGGGTGGAGGTGGTCGACCTGGCCACCCGTACCGCCCGGGTGACCGTGCCGGACTTCCAGCTCTCCCTGGCCATCGGGCGCGAGGGGCAGAATGCCCGACTTGCCGCCCGGTTGACCGGTTGGCGGATCGACATCCGCTCCGACGCGGAGCAGGCGGGCACCGGCGGCCGGGAGGCGGCCGGGGGCGTCCCGGAGCCGGGCGGAGCGATCTCGGGCGGCTAG
- the rbfA gene encoding 30S ribosome-binding factor RbfA: protein MTDPAKVRRHAERIRELVASVVRSQIKDPRLGMITITDARITADLRDATVFYTVLGDATAQASTTAALESAKGMLRSTVGKALGLRHSPSLTFALDDVQDQVKQIDDLLAQARNADAEVQRLAAQAKYAGDAQPYRVDADNAVDADADADADADPSVTDRR from the coding sequence ATGACTGATCCGGCCAAGGTTCGCCGGCACGCCGAGCGGATCCGCGAACTGGTCGCCTCGGTGGTGCGGAGCCAGATCAAGGACCCCCGGCTGGGGATGATCACCATCACCGATGCCCGGATCACCGCCGACCTTCGCGACGCCACCGTCTTCTACACCGTGCTCGGTGACGCGACGGCCCAGGCGAGCACCACCGCCGCGCTGGAGAGCGCCAAGGGGATGCTGCGCAGCACGGTCGGCAAGGCCCTGGGGTTGCGCCACTCGCCCTCGCTGACCTTCGCCCTGGACGACGTACAGGACCAGGTCAAGCAGATCGACGACCTGCTCGCGCAGGCCCGCAACGCCGACGCCGAGGTGCAGCGGCTGGCCGCGCAGGCAAAGTACGCGGGCGACGCCCAGCCGTACCGGGTCGACGCGGACAACGCCGTCGACGCCGACGCCGACGCCGACGCCGACGCCGACCCGTCCGTGACGGACCGACGGTGA
- the infB gene encoding translation initiation factor IF-2, translating to MAGKARVHELAKELGVESKTVLAKLKEMGEFVKSASSTVEAPVARRLRGAFVASAGGSSAPSAPAAAPSPAPTPTPTPTPGAPRVSARPMPPRRPAAPTPGPRPKGPVPGPPQPVTPVAKPASAHDIEVAAAEARAAALKAEQEAAVKAAQAARQQQRDTVRREPPTEGGPRPGPRPGPNAVPPRPGTPAAGRPGGAPAGPGARPGGRPPARGAGNNPFGIQGGQPQRPPAAGAGGPRPGNPAGMPPRPSPASMPPRPSPASMPSQRPTTGRPGGPGGGRGGPGGGAGRPGGGGGGFRPGGGGGGGGFRGGPGGGGGAGGGGYRGGPGGGGGAPGGGFRPGAPAGGGGRPGGGGRGRGGGAAGAFGRPGGRPTRGRKSKKQRRQEFDNLSAPTMSSGAPRGQGQVVRLSRGASLSDFADKINANPGSLVQEMFNLGEMVTATQSCSDETLLLLGEHLGFDVQIVSPEDEDRELLAQFNIDLDAEVAADRLVSRAPVVTVMGHVDHGKTKLLDAIRKANVVAGEAGGITQHIGAYQVHVPHEGEDRAVTFIDTPGHEAFTAMRARGAQVTDVVVLVVAADDGVMPQTIEALNHAKAADVPIVVAVNKVDKPEANPDKVRQQLTEYGLVAEEYGGDTMFVNVAAKPGIGIDELLDAVLLTADASLELTAAIDGPAQGVAIEAHLDKGRGAVATVLVQKGTLRAGDSIVAGGAHGRVRAMLDENGNQVTEAGPARPVLVLGLTAVPGAGDTFLAAADDRTVRQIAEQRQARRRAASFANSRGRATLETLMEQLKEGEKTSLNLVLKGDVSGSVEALEDALFNLDIPEEVQLRIIHRGVGAITESDVMLASASSEAVTIIGFNVRAANKVREIADREGVEIRYYTVIYQAIEEIDAALKGLLKPEYEEVELGTAEIRDVFRSSKIGNISGCIVRSGIIRRNAKARLLRDGAVIADNLTISSLKRFKDDATEVREGFECGLTLGGFNNVQVGDTIETFEMREKPRS from the coding sequence GTGGCAGGTAAGGCCCGCGTACACGAGCTTGCGAAGGAGCTCGGGGTCGAGAGCAAGACAGTGCTCGCCAAGTTGAAGGAAATGGGCGAGTTCGTGAAGTCCGCGTCCAGCACCGTCGAGGCGCCCGTCGCCCGTCGGCTGCGTGGCGCATTCGTCGCGTCCGCCGGTGGTTCGTCGGCACCGTCCGCTCCGGCGGCGGCCCCGAGCCCGGCACCGACCCCGACGCCGACCCCGACCCCGGGTGCCCCCCGGGTCTCGGCCCGACCGATGCCGCCCCGGCGGCCGGCCGCGCCGACCCCTGGACCGAGGCCCAAGGGCCCGGTCCCCGGTCCGCCGCAGCCGGTGACCCCGGTTGCCAAGCCGGCGAGCGCCCACGACATCGAGGTGGCGGCCGCCGAGGCGCGCGCCGCCGCGCTGAAGGCCGAGCAGGAGGCGGCGGTCAAGGCCGCCCAGGCCGCCCGGCAGCAGCAGCGGGACACCGTCCGACGGGAGCCCCCGACCGAGGGTGGTCCCCGTCCGGGTCCGCGTCCCGGTCCGAACGCCGTGCCGCCGCGTCCGGGTACCCCGGCCGCCGGTCGTCCCGGTGGCGCCCCGGCGGGTCCGGGTGCCCGGCCCGGTGGTCGTCCGCCGGCGCGCGGCGCCGGTAACAACCCGTTCGGGATCCAGGGCGGTCAGCCCCAGCGGCCCCCGGCCGCCGGTGCTGGTGGTCCCCGGCCCGGCAACCCGGCCGGCATGCCGCCGCGTCCCAGCCCGGCCTCCATGCCGCCGCGTCCCAGCCCGGCCTCGATGCCGAGCCAGCGGCCCACCACCGGTCGCCCCGGTGGTCCCGGTGGCGGTCGTGGTGGCCCCGGTGGCGGCGCCGGTCGTCCCGGTGGCGGCGGCGGTGGCTTCCGCCCCGGTGGCGGTGGCGGCGGCGGTGGCTTCCGTGGCGGTCCCGGCGGCGGCGGTGGCGCCGGCGGCGGTGGCTACCGTGGTGGCCCCGGTGGTGGCGGTGGTGCTCCCGGCGGCGGTTTCCGTCCGGGTGCCCCGGCCGGTGGCGGTGGCCGCCCCGGTGGCGGTGGCCGTGGTCGTGGCGGTGGCGCCGCGGGTGCCTTCGGGCGTCCGGGTGGCCGGCCGACCCGTGGCCGCAAGTCCAAGAAGCAGCGCAGACAGGAGTTCGACAACCTGTCGGCCCCGACCATGTCCTCGGGTGCTCCCCGGGGTCAGGGTCAGGTCGTCCGGCTCTCCCGTGGCGCCTCGCTGTCGGACTTCGCCGACAAGATCAACGCCAACCCGGGTTCGCTGGTCCAGGAGATGTTCAACCTGGGCGAGATGGTCACCGCGACCCAGTCCTGCTCTGACGAGACCCTGCTGCTGCTGGGTGAGCACCTCGGTTTCGACGTGCAGATCGTCAGCCCGGAGGACGAGGACCGCGAGCTGCTCGCGCAGTTCAACATCGACCTCGACGCCGAGGTCGCGGCGGACCGCCTGGTCAGCCGGGCACCGGTGGTGACCGTCATGGGTCACGTCGACCACGGTAAGACCAAGCTGCTCGACGCGATCCGCAAGGCGAACGTCGTGGCCGGCGAGGCGGGCGGCATCACCCAGCACATCGGCGCGTACCAGGTCCACGTCCCGCACGAGGGCGAGGACCGGGCGGTCACCTTCATCGACACCCCGGGTCACGAGGCGTTCACCGCCATGCGTGCCCGTGGTGCCCAGGTCACCGACGTCGTGGTGCTGGTGGTGGCGGCCGACGACGGTGTCATGCCGCAGACCATCGAGGCGCTCAACCACGCCAAGGCGGCCGACGTGCCGATCGTGGTGGCCGTCAACAAGGTCGACAAGCCGGAGGCCAACCCGGACAAGGTCCGCCAGCAGCTGACCGAGTACGGCCTGGTCGCCGAGGAGTACGGCGGCGACACCATGTTCGTCAACGTGGCGGCCAAGCCGGGCATCGGCATCGACGAGCTGCTGGACGCGGTCCTGCTGACCGCCGACGCGTCGCTCGAGTTGACCGCGGCGATCGACGGCCCGGCCCAGGGTGTGGCCATCGAGGCACACCTGGACAAGGGTCGCGGCGCGGTGGCCACGGTGCTGGTGCAGAAGGGCACCCTGCGGGCCGGCGACTCGATCGTCGCCGGTGGGGCCCACGGCCGGGTCCGTGCCATGCTCGACGAGAACGGCAACCAGGTCACCGAGGCAGGTCCGGCCCGTCCGGTGCTGGTTCTCGGTCTGACCGCGGTGCCGGGTGCCGGTGACACCTTCCTCGCGGCGGCCGACGACCGTACGGTGCGGCAGATCGCCGAGCAGCGGCAGGCACGGCGGCGGGCGGCGTCCTTCGCCAACTCCCGTGGCCGGGCCACCCTCGAGACGCTCATGGAGCAGCTCAAGGAGGGCGAGAAGACCTCGCTCAACCTGGTGCTCAAGGGCGACGTCTCCGGTTCCGTGGAGGCCCTCGAGGACGCGCTGTTCAACCTCGACATCCCCGAGGAGGTCCAGCTCAGGATCATCCACCGGGGTGTGGGTGCGATCACCGAGAGCGACGTCATGCTCGCGAGCGCCTCGTCCGAGGCGGTCACGATCATCGGCTTCAACGTGCGGGCCGCCAACAAGGTCCGCGAGATCGCCGACCGCGAGGGCGTGGAGATCCGGTACTACACGGTCATCTACCAGGCCATCGAGGAGATCGACGCCGCGCTCAAGGGGCTGCTCAAGCCGGAGTACGAGGAGGTCGAGCTGGGCACCGCGGAGATCCGCGACGTCTTCCGCTCGTCCAAGATCGGCAACATCTCCGGTTGTATCGTCCGGTCCGGCATCATCCGCCGCAACGCCAAGGCGCGGCTGCTGCGGGACGGGGCGGTCATCGCGGACAACCTCACCATCAGCTCGCTCAAGCGGTTCAAGGACGACGCGACGGAGGTCCGCGAAGGCTTCGAGTGTGGTCTGACCCTGGGTGGTTTCAACAACGTCCAGGTCGGCGACACCATCGAGACCTTCGAGATGCGGGAGAAGCCGCGCTCCTGA
- a CDS encoding DUF6186 family protein, producing MRTLAISGFLASLVMFAAVEWAARREGSRIPSLGDVCAYVMRYEVGPVPVGRIGLFGFWWWLGWHFLAR from the coding sequence ATGCGTACCCTCGCCATCAGCGGGTTCCTCGCCTCGCTGGTGATGTTCGCGGCGGTCGAATGGGCCGCCCGTCGGGAGGGCTCCCGGATTCCGTCCCTGGGCGACGTCTGCGCCTACGTGATGCGGTACGAGGTCGGCCCGGTGCCGGTCGGCCGGATCGGACTGTTCGGGTTCTGGTGGTGGCTGGGCTGGCACTTCCTGGCCCGCTGA
- a CDS encoding DHH family phosphoesterase, producing MTAAPGTADGLRTGSPSTGPGDDDWAAAVAAVRGLPADARVLLICHVNPDGDALGSMLGFGLGLRRLGVRRLQATFPGPPEVPEPFRWLPGIDLLVPATEAYPDPDLVICFDAAAESRLGDLVDRLDTAGTAVVLDHHASNTGFGTVRLVDPGAAATSVVAAQLLARLDVPLDAEIAAGLYVALTTDTGSFRFAATTPEVHQLAARLLATGLRPGDISREVFDTRPFGAVRLFGEVLGRSRLEPEAAAGHGLVWTQATLDDLTRHDQRPYVLESLIDSVRCTAEADVACVLKQVGPDEWAVSMRSKGAVDVSAVAVALGGGGHRFAAGFTGRGDAEQVIALIRAELPGALTGSRADVDGCRPSRTG from the coding sequence GTGACCGCCGCCCCGGGCACAGCCGACGGGCTCCGCACCGGTTCGCCGTCCACCGGCCCCGGCGACGACGACTGGGCCGCCGCCGTCGCGGCGGTACGCGGCCTGCCGGCCGATGCCCGGGTGCTGTTGATCTGTCACGTCAATCCGGACGGTGACGCGCTGGGCAGCATGCTCGGCTTCGGGTTGGGCCTGCGCCGGCTCGGCGTACGACGGTTGCAGGCCACCTTTCCGGGGCCGCCCGAGGTGCCGGAGCCGTTCCGCTGGCTACCCGGGATCGACCTGCTGGTGCCGGCGACGGAGGCGTACCCCGATCCGGATCTGGTGATCTGCTTCGACGCGGCGGCGGAGTCGCGCCTCGGTGACCTGGTGGACCGGCTCGACACCGCCGGCACGGCGGTGGTCCTCGACCACCACGCCTCGAACACCGGTTTCGGTACGGTGCGCCTGGTGGACCCGGGCGCGGCGGCCACCTCGGTCGTCGCCGCCCAGCTGCTCGCCCGGCTCGACGTGCCGTTGGACGCGGAGATCGCGGCGGGCCTCTACGTCGCGCTGACCACCGACACCGGCTCGTTCCGGTTCGCGGCGACCACGCCGGAGGTGCACCAGCTCGCCGCCCGGCTCCTCGCCACCGGCCTGCGCCCCGGTGACATCTCCCGCGAGGTCTTCGACACCCGGCCGTTCGGCGCGGTCCGGCTCTTCGGCGAGGTGCTGGGCCGGTCCCGGCTCGAACCGGAGGCCGCCGCCGGTCACGGCCTGGTCTGGACGCAGGCCACCCTCGACGACCTGACCCGGCACGACCAGCGACCGTACGTGCTGGAGTCACTGATCGACTCGGTGCGGTGCACCGCCGAGGCGGACGTCGCGTGTGTGCTCAAGCAGGTCGGGCCGGACGAGTGGGCGGTGTCGATGCGGAGCAAGGGAGCGGTCGACGTGAGCGCGGTGGCGGTGGCGCTGGGTGGCGGAGGTCACCGCTTCGCCGCCGGGTTCACCGGACGCGGCGACGCCGAGCAGGTCATCGCCCTCATCCGAGCTGAGCTGCCCGGTGCCCTGACGGGGAGCCGCGCCGATGTCGACGGGTGTCGGCCTTCCCGCACAGGGTGA
- a CDS encoding YlxR family protein, protein MVRRAQPERTCVGCRKRAPASELLRIVAVGDEDGHSLRPDPSRSLPGRGANLHPDPACFALAVRRRAFGRALRLTGVPDHGAVAEHVDAPTTTSGQPDRARVASKVGRPT, encoded by the coding sequence GTGGTACGACGCGCGCAACCGGAGCGCACCTGTGTGGGTTGCCGGAAACGCGCGCCGGCCAGCGAACTGCTGCGGATCGTCGCGGTCGGTGACGAGGATGGTCACAGTCTCCGGCCTGATCCGAGCCGCAGTCTGCCGGGTCGGGGAGCGAACCTGCACCCGGATCCGGCCTGCTTCGCGCTGGCGGTGCGGCGTCGCGCCTTCGGGCGGGCGCTGCGGCTCACCGGGGTTCCTGACCACGGTGCCGTCGCGGAGCACGTCGATGCGCCAACCACTACGTCCGGTCAACCCGACCGGGCGAGGGTCGCTAGCAAGGTAGGACGACCGACATGA
- a CDS encoding ferritin-like domain-containing protein has product MNRRTAPSAPGGALADALAAEYAAIYAYGPIGVRLTDADRRAARAAEAAHRSRRDALVLQLSAAGGTVPADQAGYALPFPVTDRVSALRLAVQVEERTGAFWRAALPVTTGADRTRALNALTDCAVRATRWRRSAGTTPLTVPFPGRPT; this is encoded by the coding sequence GTGAACCGCCGTACCGCCCCGTCCGCCCCCGGCGGCGCGCTGGCCGACGCCCTGGCCGCCGAGTACGCCGCCATCTACGCCTACGGCCCGATCGGGGTACGCCTCACCGACGCCGACCGGCGGGCGGCCCGCGCCGCCGAGGCGGCCCACCGGTCCCGCCGGGACGCGCTGGTCCTCCAGCTCAGTGCCGCCGGCGGCACGGTCCCCGCCGACCAGGCGGGCTACGCGCTGCCGTTCCCGGTCACCGACCGGGTCAGTGCGCTGCGGCTCGCGGTGCAGGTGGAGGAGCGCACCGGGGCGTTCTGGCGGGCGGCGCTGCCGGTCACCACCGGCGCGGACCGCACCCGGGCGCTCAACGCGCTGACCGACTGCGCGGTACGGGCCACCCGGTGGCGGCGCAGCGCCGGCACCACCCCGCTGACCGTCCCGTTCCCCGGCCGCCCCACCTAG
- the rimP gene encoding ribosome maturation factor RimP, whose translation MTQRGRATRPAAPTGRSRRTDGPRGGDRAGASRGDLAARRATLSDVITPVVTGAGYDLEDVSVSRAGRRHVVRVIVDADGGINLDAVADVSRLVSAALDAAEESGGDIVAGEYQLEVSSPGVDRPLTLPRHWRRSTGRLVKVTARVARPDGQPAVDRQVTGRVVAVDDERVVLETDAGRVEHRHADLGPGRVQIEFHRLDEIDEADLGDGAGDDADDEDDDDDDDVEGEER comes from the coding sequence ATGACGCAGCGTGGTCGTGCTACCAGGCCGGCGGCGCCGACGGGACGCTCCCGTCGCACCGACGGCCCCCGGGGCGGGGACCGTGCGGGCGCGTCCCGGGGCGACCTGGCCGCCCGCCGGGCCACGCTGAGTGACGTGATCACACCGGTGGTCACCGGCGCGGGTTACGACCTGGAGGACGTCTCCGTCTCCCGGGCCGGCCGTCGGCACGTGGTGCGGGTGATCGTGGACGCCGACGGCGGGATCAACCTGGACGCCGTCGCGGACGTCTCCCGGCTGGTCTCGGCGGCGCTGGACGCGGCCGAGGAGTCCGGCGGGGACATCGTGGCGGGGGAGTACCAGCTGGAGGTCAGCTCCCCGGGGGTGGACCGTCCGCTGACGCTGCCCCGGCACTGGCGACGCAGCACCGGCCGGCTGGTCAAGGTGACCGCCCGGGTCGCGCGACCCGACGGGCAGCCTGCGGTGGACCGTCAGGTGACCGGCCGGGTGGTCGCGGTCGACGACGAGCGTGTGGTGCTGGAGACCGACGCCGGCCGGGTGGAGCACCGCCACGCCGACCTCGGTCCCGGCCGGGTGCAGATCGAGTTCCACCGCCTCGACGAGATCGACGAGGCGGACCTGGGCGACGGGGCCGGCGACGACGCCGACGACGAAGATGACGACGACGATGATGATGTGGAGGGCGAGGAGAGGTGA
- a CDS encoding MATE family efflux transporter, with protein MTTSVTPPTVAAPRRIAALALPALVVLAAEPLYVLVDTAVAGHLDRVALAALAVGGTVLTLIAWLGTVLAYGITGRAARRFGSGDRSAAVAEGVQASWLAFGVGLLVALGMQLGAGPLADLLAGPGEVAEAAERWLRVAALGAPGLLLAAAGNGWLRGVQDTRRPLWFVLGPNLLSALLCPVLVYPVGWGLTGSAVANAFAQTVAGGLFVAALISERVALRPRPAVLRQQLMLSRDLLVRGVAFQASFLSATAVAARFGAASVGAHQIAVQLWFLTALLLDALAIAGQALVGAALGAGDAAGARALARRLALLGAACGVTFAVLIAVGAGVVPGLFSSDARVREQAMVAWPWLVALQPLGGVVFALDGVLIGAGDVRYLRNLTIVAAFGGFLPAIWLTYAFDLGLGGIWAGLTLFVLLRLVALLLRLRSGGWAVVGAVRG; from the coding sequence ATGACCACCTCCGTCACCCCACCCACGGTCGCCGCGCCGCGCCGGATCGCCGCGCTGGCGCTGCCCGCCCTCGTGGTGCTCGCCGCCGAGCCGCTCTACGTCCTGGTCGACACCGCCGTGGCCGGGCACCTCGACCGGGTGGCGCTCGCCGCGCTGGCCGTCGGTGGCACGGTGCTGACCCTGATCGCCTGGTTGGGCACCGTGCTGGCGTACGGGATCACCGGGCGGGCGGCCCGCAGGTTCGGCTCGGGGGACCGGTCCGCCGCGGTGGCCGAGGGTGTCCAGGCCTCCTGGCTGGCGTTCGGGGTGGGGCTGCTGGTCGCGCTCGGCATGCAGCTCGGCGCCGGCCCGCTGGCCGACCTCCTCGCCGGGCCGGGAGAGGTGGCCGAGGCGGCCGAGCGGTGGCTGCGGGTCGCCGCGCTCGGCGCTCCCGGCCTGCTCCTCGCCGCCGCCGGCAACGGCTGGCTGCGCGGGGTGCAGGACACCCGCCGGCCGCTGTGGTTCGTGCTCGGCCCCAACCTGCTCTCCGCGCTGCTCTGCCCGGTGCTGGTCTATCCCGTCGGCTGGGGGCTGACCGGTTCGGCGGTCGCCAACGCGTTCGCCCAGACCGTCGCCGGTGGGCTGTTCGTCGCCGCGTTGATCAGCGAGCGGGTGGCGCTGCGTCCCCGTCCCGCGGTGCTCCGCCAGCAGCTCATGCTCAGCCGGGACCTGCTGGTCCGGGGCGTCGCCTTCCAGGCCAGCTTCCTGTCCGCCACCGCTGTCGCGGCCCGGTTCGGCGCGGCGTCGGTCGGCGCGCACCAGATCGCCGTACAACTGTGGTTCCTCACCGCCCTGCTGCTCGACGCCCTGGCGATCGCCGGGCAGGCGCTGGTCGGCGCGGCGCTCGGGGCGGGCGACGCGGCCGGCGCCCGCGCCCTGGCCCGCCGCCTCGCGTTGCTCGGGGCCGCCTGCGGAGTGACGTTCGCGGTGCTCATCGCCGTCGGGGCCGGCGTCGTGCCCGGCCTGTTCAGCTCCGATGCCCGGGTACGCGAACAGGCCATGGTCGCCTGGCCCTGGCTGGTGGCCCTGCAACCGCTCGGCGGCGTGGTGTTCGCCCTCGACGGGGTGCTGATCGGCGCGGGGGACGTGCGTTACCTGCGCAACCTGACGATCGTCGCGGCGTTCGGCGGATTCCTGCCGGCGATCTGGCTGACCTACGCGTTCGATCTGGGCCTGGGCGGCATCTGGGCCGGGCTGACCCTCTTCGTGCTGTTGCGGCTGGTCGCCCTGCTGTTGCGGCTGCGCTCCGGCGGCTGGGCGGTGGTCGGCGCGGTACGCGGCTGA